From Rhodovastum atsumiense, a single genomic window includes:
- a CDS encoding sugar kinase, with product MSVGQTNPGQPVSGKVRVASLGECMIELVERPDRTLTRGFGGDTLNTAVYLARLGVETDYVTALSDDPFSAEMLAAWQAEGIGTGAVARVPGKVPGLYLIQTDARGERRFSYWRDSAPVRQLFNLPDTAATEAALVGYDLLYLSGITLSLFDDAGQARLFDTLDRLRAHGGRVVFDTNFRPRGWPDRARARRVYAAMFARADIVLASTEDHALLYEDPTPEGLLARLREAGVAERVAKLAEPACHVQAEGVDAVIAAEPVAEVVDTTAAGDSFSAAYVAARLAGADPIAASRVGHALAGTVIRHRGAVIPREAMPRLCLQPSGSATD from the coding sequence ATGAGTGTCGGCCAGACCAATCCGGGCCAACCTGTTTCGGGTAAGGTCCGTGTCGCCAGCCTCGGCGAATGCATGATCGAACTGGTGGAACGCCCCGATCGGACATTGACGCGCGGCTTCGGCGGAGACACGCTCAATACCGCCGTGTATCTGGCACGGCTTGGCGTTGAAACCGATTACGTGACTGCCTTGAGCGACGATCCGTTCAGTGCCGAGATGCTGGCAGCCTGGCAGGCCGAGGGGATCGGCACCGGGGCAGTGGCCAGGGTGCCCGGAAAGGTACCCGGGCTGTATCTGATCCAGACCGATGCACGCGGTGAGCGCCGCTTTTCCTATTGGCGTGACAGCGCCCCGGTGCGCCAGTTGTTCAATCTGCCCGACACGGCGGCGACCGAGGCGGCACTGGTCGGCTACGACCTGCTCTATCTTTCCGGCATCACTCTGTCGTTGTTCGACGATGCCGGGCAGGCCCGGTTGTTCGACACGCTGGACCGCCTGCGCGCGCATGGTGGCCGGGTGGTGTTCGACACCAATTTCCGCCCGCGCGGCTGGCCCGACCGGGCGCGGGCGCGCCGGGTCTACGCCGCGATGTTCGCGCGCGCAGACATCGTGCTGGCCAGCACCGAGGACCATGCCCTGCTGTACGAGGATCCGACGCCGGAAGGCCTGTTGGCGCGGCTGCGGGAAGCAGGCGTTGCCGAGCGGGTCGCCAAACTTGCCGAGCCGGCCTGCCATGTTCAGGCCGAAGGAGTGGACGCGGTGATCGCCGCCGAGCCGGTGGCGGAGGTGGTGGACACCACCGCGGCCGGTGACAGTTTCTCCGCCGCCTATGTCGCCGCCCGCCTGGCCGGGGCCGATCCCATCGCCGCCTCGCGCGTCGGCCATGCCCTGGCCGGCACCGTCATCCGCCATCGCGGCGCGGTAATTCCGCGCGAGGCCATGCCGAGGCTTTGTCTGCAACCGTCCGGGTCTGCCACCGACTAG
- a CDS encoding GntR family transcriptional regulator: MGTTIAPTAESAARKLERELRRAIIDLEIVPGARLSEQEIAERYGVSRQPVREALIGLGRTGLVSALPQRGTVVVKISTQTMLQARFVRESIESAVARQAALNFDPYNRARLATLLARQGEAAQRGDSDAFRRDDELFHAAIADGAGCPLAWRTVSDLKAHLDRACRLSLAGPKPLQALVDQHAAIVAAIDARDPDAAERAMRQHLTELLHALPEMEERYPEMFE, translated from the coding sequence ATGGGAACGACCATCGCACCGACTGCGGAATCCGCGGCACGCAAGCTGGAACGGGAATTGCGGCGCGCCATCATCGATCTCGAAATCGTTCCGGGCGCGCGGCTCTCGGAACAGGAGATCGCCGAGCGCTACGGCGTCTCCCGCCAGCCGGTGCGCGAGGCCCTGATCGGGCTCGGCCGCACCGGTCTGGTCTCGGCGCTGCCGCAGCGCGGCACGGTGGTGGTGAAGATCTCCACCCAGACGATGCTGCAGGCCCGGTTCGTGCGGGAATCGATCGAATCGGCGGTGGCGCGGCAGGCGGCGCTGAACTTCGATCCCTACAACCGCGCCCGCCTGGCCACGCTGCTGGCGCGCCAGGGCGAGGCGGCGCAGCGTGGCGACTCCGATGCGTTCCGGCGCGACGACGAGCTGTTCCATGCCGCTATCGCCGACGGCGCCGGCTGCCCGTTGGCCTGGAGGACCGTCAGCGACCTCAAGGCGCATCTCGACCGCGCCTGCCGGCTCAGCCTCGCGGGGCCGAAGCCGCTGCAGGCACTGGTGGACCAGCACGCCGCCATTGTCGCTGCCATCGACGCGCGCGATCCGGACGCGGCCGAGAGGGCGATGCGCCAGCACCTCACCGAACTCCTGCACGCCCTGCCCGAGATGGAAGAGCGTTACCCGGAGATGTTCGAATAA
- a CDS encoding catalase has protein sequence MDEARQTAAPAAKDQDLARATQDPGPHLTTNQGLRLADDQNTLRAGARGPSLLEDFHFREKITHFDHERIPERVVHARGAAAHGYFQVTEDLSDLTMASLFRDPAKRTPVFVRFSTVAGSRGSADTPRDVRGFAVKFYTDEGVWDLVGNNIPVFFIQDAIKFPDVIHAVKPEPHNEIPQAASAHDTFWDFVSLTPESTHMLMWVMSDRALPRSFAMMEGFGIHSFRLVNAQGQAHFVKFHWKPRKGVHSLLWDEAQKIAGKDPDFNRRDLWEAIEDGDFPEWELGLQVVAEADAGKFPFDLLDPTKIIPEEDVPVRRVGRLVLDRNPDNFFAETEQVAFCPAHVVPGIDFSDDPLLQGRLFSYLDTQISRLGVNFAELPINRPVSAMSNNQRDGKLRHRIDRGRVSYFPNSLAGGCPAHSPDAMAAFRTYAQPVSGQKLRVRSESFADHFSQATLFWNSMSPWEKDHIVDAFSFELNMVGTVAVKQRVLDELLVNVADDLAARVAEKTGLTIQSTRRSQPHQQASPALSMDRPADSIRGRKVAILAAEGVDATQLGAVQTRLHQEGAKTEVIAAVAGSVKAADGSALPVDRPAPNAPSVLYDAVVIPGGAAATALAGMGQALHFVLESFAHGKPVAALGEGAEILKKMSLAPGDGVVTGTDVDKVMHELVLAMKQHRHHGRLTAAVPA, from the coding sequence ATGGACGAGGCCCGGCAGACGGCCGCACCGGCCGCCAAGGATCAGGATCTTGCGCGCGCGACGCAGGATCCCGGCCCCCACCTGACGACCAACCAGGGACTGCGGCTCGCCGACGACCAGAACACGCTGCGTGCCGGCGCACGCGGGCCGAGCCTGCTCGAGGATTTCCACTTCCGTGAGAAGATCACGCATTTCGACCACGAGCGCATCCCCGAGCGCGTCGTGCATGCCCGCGGTGCCGCCGCCCATGGCTATTTCCAGGTCACCGAGGATCTTTCCGACCTGACCATGGCTTCGCTGTTCCGCGACCCGGCGAAGCGTACGCCGGTCTTCGTGCGCTTCTCGACGGTGGCGGGATCGCGCGGATCGGCCGACACGCCGCGCGATGTGCGCGGCTTCGCGGTGAAGTTCTACACCGACGAAGGCGTCTGGGATCTGGTCGGCAACAACATTCCCGTTTTCTTCATCCAGGATGCCATCAAGTTCCCCGACGTCATCCACGCGGTGAAGCCGGAGCCGCACAACGAGATCCCGCAGGCGGCCTCCGCGCATGACACGTTCTGGGATTTCGTCTCGCTCACGCCGGAGAGCACGCACATGCTGATGTGGGTGATGTCCGACCGGGCGCTGCCGCGCAGCTTCGCCATGATGGAAGGCTTCGGCATCCACAGCTTCCGCCTGGTCAACGCCCAGGGCCAGGCGCATTTCGTCAAGTTCCACTGGAAGCCGCGCAAGGGCGTGCATTCCCTGTTGTGGGACGAGGCGCAGAAGATCGCCGGCAAGGATCCCGACTTCAATCGCCGCGACCTCTGGGAAGCGATCGAGGACGGCGACTTCCCGGAATGGGAACTCGGCCTGCAGGTGGTGGCGGAGGCGGATGCCGGCAAATTCCCCTTCGACCTGCTCGATCCGACCAAGATCATTCCGGAAGAAGATGTGCCGGTGCGGCGCGTCGGGCGGCTGGTGCTGGACCGCAACCCTGACAATTTCTTCGCCGAAACCGAGCAAGTGGCGTTCTGCCCGGCGCATGTCGTGCCCGGCATCGACTTCTCCGACGATCCGCTGCTGCAGGGGCGGCTGTTCTCCTATCTCGACACCCAGATCAGCCGGCTCGGCGTGAACTTCGCCGAGCTGCCGATCAACCGGCCGGTGTCGGCCATGAGCAACAACCAGCGTGACGGCAAGCTGCGACATCGTATCGACCGTGGCCGCGTCTCCTATTTTCCGAACTCTCTTGCCGGCGGCTGTCCCGCGCATTCCCCCGATGCCATGGCGGCGTTCCGGACCTATGCCCAGCCGGTCTCGGGCCAGAAACTACGGGTGCGCAGTGAGAGTTTCGCCGATCATTTCAGCCAGGCGACCCTGTTCTGGAACAGCATGTCGCCCTGGGAGAAGGACCATATCGTCGATGCCTTCAGCTTCGAGCTGAACATGGTCGGCACCGTCGCGGTCAAGCAGCGTGTGCTTGACGAATTGCTGGTGAATGTCGCCGATGATCTCGCTGCCAGGGTGGCGGAGAAGACAGGCCTGACCATCCAGAGCACGCGCCGCAGCCAACCGCATCAACAGGCCTCGCCCGCGCTCAGCATGGACCGGCCTGCCGACAGCATCCGGGGACGCAAGGTCGCGATCCTGGCGGCCGAGGGCGTCGATGCCACCCAGCTAGGCGCGGTACAGACGCGGCTGCACCAGGAAGGGGCGAAGACCGAGGTGATCGCGGCCGTTGCCGGCAGCGTGAAGGCAGCGGATGGCAGCGCTTTGCCGGTGGACCGGCCGGCCCCCAACGCGCCCTCGGTGCTGTACGACGCCGTGGTGATTCCTGGTGGCGCGGCGGCCACGGCGCTCGCCGGCATGGGGCAGGCACTGCATTTCGTGCTGGAGAGCTTCGCCCATGGCAAGCCGGTCGCCGCGCTTGGCGAGGGCGCGGAGATCCTGAAGAAAATGAGCCTTGCCCCGGGCGATGGCGTGGTGACCGGCACCGATGTGGACAAGGTGATGCATGAACTCGTGCTGGCGATGAAGCAGCACCGCCACCATGGCCGTCTCACCGCGGCGGTGCCTGCCTGA
- a CDS encoding ABC transporter substrate-binding protein, whose protein sequence is MNAFPHVLSRRGLMVGLGVASLSGLRRPGRAAQAFNVSYVRQPFNVPQIVMRERQLLEQRLRPLGFEVVWHDITSGVLQAQALAAGSLDIGAVMNPASVIMALANGNPLRITGAVARNRKLAAILTRDPRITRVADLKGRTVAGVKGTALHQYLIAALQDAGLSIGDVAFLDMQLPVSLAALQSGQVDAAVLAADLILAAQRQGAREVPTRPGLLQPVTITCARADLVAQRPDLVRLYQQAQAEAVAFVAADPDAAIRIACKANGFSLEDGRTLYSWAEFHTRLTPADLESLERDMAFLIENRMCPRPVDLRAALFEAT, encoded by the coding sequence ATGAACGCTTTCCCGCACGTCCTGTCGCGTCGTGGCCTGATGGTCGGACTCGGCGTGGCCAGCCTGTCCGGCCTGCGCCGTCCGGGGCGGGCGGCCCAGGCGTTCAACGTCTCCTATGTGCGCCAGCCCTTCAACGTGCCGCAGATCGTCATGCGCGAGCGCCAGTTGCTGGAGCAGCGGCTGCGACCGCTCGGCTTCGAGGTGGTCTGGCACGACATCACCTCGGGCGTGCTGCAGGCGCAGGCCCTGGCGGCGGGATCGCTCGACATCGGCGCGGTGATGAACCCGGCCTCGGTGATCATGGCGCTGGCCAACGGCAATCCGCTGCGCATCACCGGCGCCGTCGCGCGCAACCGCAAGCTTGCCGCCATCCTGACGCGCGATCCGCGGATCACCCGGGTGGCCGACCTCAAGGGCCGGACCGTCGCCGGGGTCAAGGGCACCGCGCTGCACCAGTACCTGATCGCGGCGTTGCAGGACGCGGGGCTCTCCATCGGCGACGTCGCCTTCCTCGACATGCAGTTGCCGGTCTCGCTCGCGGCGCTGCAATCGGGCCAGGTGGACGCGGCGGTGCTGGCCGCGGACCTGATCCTGGCGGCGCAGCGGCAGGGCGCGCGGGAAGTGCCAACGCGGCCGGGATTGCTGCAGCCGGTGACGATCACCTGCGCACGGGCCGATCTGGTGGCACAGCGGCCGGATCTGGTGCGGCTCTACCAGCAGGCCCAGGCCGAGGCGGTCGCCTTCGTCGCCGCCGATCCCGATGCCGCCATCCGCATCGCCTGCAAGGCCAATGGCTTCAGCCTGGAGGATGGGCGCACGCTCTATTCCTGGGCGGAGTTCCACACGAGGCTGACGCCGGCCGACCTGGAATCGCTGGAACGTGACATGGCCTTCCTGATCGAAAACCGGATGTGCCCGCGTCCGGTTGACCTGCGGGCGGCGCTGTTCGAGGCCACCTGA
- a CDS encoding ABC transporter ATP-binding protein, translating into MLEVELSGLRRGFVRPDGAPVQVLDGLDLVIAPGEFHAILGYSGCGKTTLLRLIAGLDRPDGGRVTFRPAPPGGAWPRLGMVFQEHLLLPWASVAENLRLALRRFRLSRPEEDRRIAAVLALVGLDDCARLRPGQLSGGMAQRVALARALMREPELLLMDEPLGALDALTRRQMQDEIARLRGRVAPTTVLVTHDFAEAVRLADRVSVLAGGRIAASVLVRSPPGGPPLGPDVAGRIEALVLESLARATRGAAPPPARTLSEQIGEPER; encoded by the coding sequence TTGCTGGAAGTTGAGCTGTCGGGCCTGCGCCGCGGCTTCGTCCGGCCGGATGGGGCGCCCGTGCAGGTGCTGGACGGGTTGGATCTGGTCATTGCCCCCGGCGAGTTCCACGCCATCCTCGGCTACAGCGGCTGCGGCAAGACCACGCTGCTGCGGCTGATCGCCGGGCTGGACCGGCCGGATGGCGGGCGCGTGACCTTCCGGCCGGCCCCGCCCGGCGGCGCATGGCCCCGCCTCGGGATGGTGTTCCAGGAGCACCTGCTGCTGCCCTGGGCGAGCGTCGCCGAAAATCTGCGCCTGGCGCTGCGGCGCTTCCGCCTGTCGCGTCCGGAGGAAGACCGGCGCATCGCGGCGGTGCTGGCCCTGGTGGGGCTCGACGATTGCGCGAGGCTGCGGCCGGGGCAGCTTTCGGGCGGCATGGCGCAGCGCGTGGCGCTGGCGCGGGCGCTGATGCGCGAACCCGAGCTGCTGCTGATGGACGAGCCGCTCGGGGCGCTGGATGCGCTGACGCGGCGGCAGATGCAGGACGAGATCGCCCGGCTGCGCGGCCGGGTCGCGCCGACCACGGTGCTGGTGACGCACGACTTCGCCGAGGCGGTGCGGCTCGCCGACCGGGTGTCGGTGCTCGCCGGTGGCCGCATCGCCGCCAGTGTCCTGGTGCGCTCGCCGCCGGGCGGTCCGCCGCTCGGTCCGGACGTCGCCGGCCGGATCGAGGCGCTGGTGCTGGAGAGCCTGGCCCGGGCGACCCGCGGCGCCGCGCCGCCACCGGCCCGAACGCTGTCCGAACAGATCGGAGAACCCGAAAGATGA
- a CDS encoding ABC transporter permease — protein sequence MRRASGHLLAGAALPLGLLAAWEIAARLGAVNAFLLPAPSAVLAAGIELAGSGELGRHVLASAQRVAVGFVLAVALAVPLAVALRRSALLARCLRFPLDFLRATPPLALVPLLVLWFGLGEAVKWTVIVLASFFPILLNTMAGLDSVRPQLLEMARTLQLTGAERVRFIILPAALPTFLAGLRLAFSNCWRALVGAELIATSVGLGYLVMDAQTLARSDIVYAAILVIGTLGFLADWLFVLLARITVGNANGPGLAGS from the coding sequence ATGCGCCGGGCATCGGGGCACCTGCTGGCCGGGGCCGCGCTGCCGCTGGGCCTGCTGGCCGCCTGGGAAATCGCCGCGCGGCTGGGGGCCGTGAACGCCTTCCTGCTGCCCGCGCCCTCCGCTGTGCTCGCCGCCGGGATCGAGCTGGCGGGCTCGGGTGAGCTTGGGCGGCACGTGCTGGCAAGCGCGCAGCGTGTCGCGGTCGGCTTCGTGCTGGCGGTGGCGCTGGCGGTGCCGCTGGCGGTGGCGTTGCGCCGCTCGGCGCTGCTGGCGCGCTGCCTGCGCTTTCCCCTCGATTTCCTGCGTGCCACCCCGCCGCTGGCGCTGGTGCCGCTGCTGGTGCTGTGGTTCGGGCTGGGGGAAGCGGTGAAGTGGACCGTCATCGTGCTGGCGAGCTTCTTCCCGATCCTGCTCAACACCATGGCGGGGCTCGATTCGGTGCGGCCGCAACTGCTGGAAATGGCGCGCACGCTGCAGCTCACCGGCGCGGAGCGGGTGCGCTTCATCATCCTGCCGGCGGCGCTGCCAACCTTCCTCGCCGGGCTGCGGCTTGCCTTCAGCAATTGCTGGCGGGCGCTGGTCGGGGCTGAGCTGATCGCGACCTCGGTCGGGCTCGGCTATCTGGTGATGGACGCGCAGACGCTGGCCCGCAGCGACATCGTCTATGCGGCGATCCTGGTGATCGGCACGCTCGGCTTCCTGGCCGACTGGCTGTTCGTTTTGCTGGCACGTATAACGGTCGGCAATGCGAACGGACCCGGCCTTGCTGGAAGTTGA
- the hydE gene encoding [FeFe] hydrogenase H-cluster radical SAM maturase HydE yields the protein MELQAVDEVLTALRARGPERAALFARADALRRERMGEAVHLRGIVEFSNICANDCLYCGIRVSNRAINRYRMEADEVMEVARRMEGWRQGTIVLQSGEASSPAGDRRLGELVRRIKAETSLAVTLSVGNRPHEVYAYWRECGMDRYLLRFETSDPALFARIHPDCSLAERLDCLHALRALGVQVGSGFMIGVPGETPEVLARNILLCRELDLDMIGIGPFIPHPETPLGGASNAYADDPDMHFVALAALRLANPDAHIPATTAFDAVFTNPPGRDLALQRGANVFMPNSTPGKYRRDYMLYPDKPCVDETGGQCALCIVGRLEMLGRSVDDGPGHSRKRPVEALAG from the coding sequence ATGGAACTGCAGGCAGTGGACGAGGTCCTGACGGCGCTGCGGGCCCGTGGTCCGGAGCGCGCCGCGCTGTTCGCCCGCGCCGACGCGCTGCGGCGCGAGCGCATGGGCGAGGCGGTGCACCTGCGCGGCATCGTCGAGTTCTCCAATATCTGCGCCAATGACTGCCTCTATTGCGGTATCCGCGTCTCCAACCGCGCCATCAACCGCTACCGCATGGAGGCGGACGAGGTGATGGAGGTCGCCCGCCGGATGGAAGGCTGGCGCCAGGGCACCATCGTCCTGCAGTCGGGCGAGGCATCATCGCCCGCGGGCGACCGGCGATTGGGCGAGCTGGTCCGGCGCATCAAGGCCGAGACCTCGCTTGCGGTGACGCTGTCGGTCGGCAACCGGCCGCACGAGGTCTATGCGTACTGGCGGGAATGCGGCATGGACCGCTACCTGCTGCGTTTCGAGACCAGCGATCCGGCGCTGTTCGCGCGCATCCACCCCGATTGCTCGCTGGCCGAGCGGCTGGACTGCCTGCACGCGCTGCGTGCGCTCGGGGTGCAGGTCGGCAGCGGCTTCATGATCGGTGTGCCCGGCGAGACGCCCGAGGTGCTGGCGCGCAACATCCTGCTGTGCCGCGAGCTCGATCTGGACATGATCGGCATCGGCCCGTTCATCCCGCACCCGGAAACCCCGCTTGGCGGGGCGTCCAACGCCTATGCCGACGATCCCGACATGCATTTCGTCGCCCTGGCGGCGCTGCGCCTCGCCAATCCGGACGCGCATATCCCGGCGACCACGGCCTTCGATGCGGTGTTCACCAACCCGCCCGGCCGCGACCTCGCGCTGCAGCGCGGGGCCAACGTGTTCATGCCGAACAGCACGCCCGGCAAATACCGCCGCGACTACATGCTCTATCCCGACAAGCCCTGCGTGGACGAGACCGGCGGGCAATGCGCCCTGTGCATCGTCGGGCGGCTGGAGATGCTCGGACGCAGCGTCGATGACGGGCCGGGCCATTCGCGCAAGCGCCCGGTGGAGGCGCTCGCCGGGTGA